A DNA window from Haloactinospora alba contains the following coding sequences:
- a CDS encoding NAD(P)-dependent oxidoreductase, which produces MSDVTVVGTGAMGSRLATALLDAGLDVAVWNRTPERAFALREYGATPHESLSEATGASPVVVLTIPGYDAGHSVLSSVSPELRGRVVVQSACGTPDDVAGTERLVESAGAGYVEAVFLCYPEELGTGACNILYAGDESAFRRLSAVTEALGGATYLGGDTTLVNTYYALAITFYYAVVNGTIESASLARSRGLPLAAFNHAVRLALGNIDAVATDVAAHVHAGEHGDSLSPLSIHHETLESTAQLYTDHGIPDSLLHTMRDRAHAGVANGHGHSHISVLSEQRTDGAQAAARGAGEGDS; this is translated from the coding sequence ATGAGTGACGTAACGGTTGTCGGCACTGGCGCGATGGGCAGCCGTCTCGCGACAGCGCTCCTGGACGCGGGACTGGACGTCGCGGTGTGGAACCGCACTCCCGAACGGGCGTTCGCGCTACGGGAGTACGGGGCCACACCGCACGAGTCGCTGAGCGAGGCCACCGGAGCCAGCCCGGTCGTCGTACTGACGATCCCGGGGTACGACGCCGGACACTCCGTCCTCTCCTCGGTGAGCCCAGAGCTGCGGGGGCGCGTCGTCGTCCAGTCCGCCTGCGGGACACCCGACGACGTCGCCGGCACCGAGAGGCTGGTCGAGTCGGCGGGCGCGGGTTACGTCGAGGCCGTGTTCCTGTGCTACCCCGAGGAGCTCGGAACGGGGGCCTGCAACATCCTCTACGCGGGGGACGAGTCCGCCTTCCGCCGACTCAGCGCCGTGACGGAGGCGCTCGGCGGAGCGACGTACCTGGGTGGCGACACCACGCTGGTGAACACGTACTACGCGCTCGCGATCACGTTCTACTACGCCGTCGTCAACGGAACGATCGAGTCGGCCTCGCTGGCGCGTTCCCGCGGCCTGCCGCTGGCGGCGTTCAACCACGCGGTCCGGCTCGCCCTGGGAAACATCGACGCGGTCGCGACCGACGTCGCCGCGCACGTCCACGCGGGCGAGCACGGGGATTCGCTCTCCCCGCTCAGCATCCACCACGAGACGTTGGAGAGCACTGCCCAGCTGTACACCGACCACGGCATACCCGACTCGCTCCTGCACACCATGCGCGACCGGGCCCATGCGGGAGTGGCGAACGGACACGGGCACTCCCACATATCCGTCCTGTCCGAACAGCGGACCGACGGCGCGCAAGCGGCGGCGCGCGGGGCCGGAGAGGGGGACTCGTGA